From Xiphophorus hellerii strain 12219 chromosome 6, Xiphophorus_hellerii-4.1, whole genome shotgun sequence, the proteins below share one genomic window:
- the kdsr gene encoding 3-dehydrosphinganine reductase, with the protein MSSEEEFSSPISDWLFVHSWWLFLPFIMFLVVAAFIVAFVLLLYMISPLISPKPLKLNGAHVVVTGGSSGIGKSIAVQCYRQGAFITLVARDEEKLLRAKKEVEKYAINDKQVVLCVSVDVSSDYTQVENVIKQAQEKLGPVDMLINCAGTSISAKFEEMEVERFKEMMELNYLGSVYPTRAVITTMKERRMGRIMFVSSQAGQIGLFGYTAYSASKFALRGLAEALQMEVKPYNIYVTVAFPPDTDTPLLAEENKSKPLETKLISETSGVWQPDQVAKIFVRDAVQGNFNSSVGPDGYMLSALTCGMSPVTSITEGLQQIVTMGLFRSIALFYLGSFDSIVRRCMIQREQSKAADKRE; encoded by the exons ATGTCCTCTGAGGAAGAGTTCAGTTCACCGATTTCAGATTGGCTCTTCGTCCATTCCTGGTGGCTCTTTCTACCGTTCATTATGTTTCTTGTCGTCGCCGCCTTCATTGTTGCTTTTGTGTTATTGCTGTACATGATATCGCCTCTCATAAGCCCCAAACCTCTGAAGCTGAACGGGGCCCACGTCGTG GTGACAGGAGGCTCCAGTGGGATTGGGAAGAGCATCGCAGTTCAGTGCTACAGACAAGGAGCATTCATCACTCTGGTCGCTCGAGACGAG GAGAAATTACTAAGAGCAAAGAAAGAGGTGGAAAAATATGCCATCAACGACAAGCag GTGGTGCTCTGCGTGTCAGTGGATGTTTCCAGTGACTACACGCAGGTGGAAAATGTGATAAAACAG GCTCAGGAGAAGCTTGGGCCTGTTGACATGCTTATAAACTGCGCTGGAACGTCCATTTCTGCAAAGTTTGAGGAAATGGAGGTGGAGCGCTTCAAG GAAATGATGGAACTGAACTACCTGGGCAGCGTTTATCCGACTCGAGCTGTGATAACCACCATGAAGGAGCGAAGAATGGGCCGCATCATGTTTGTGTCATCCCAGGCGGGTCAGATCGGCCTGTTTGGGTACACTGCCTACTCTGCATCCAAGTTTGCTTTGCGTGGCTTGGCAGAGGCACTGCAGATGGAG GTAAAGCCCTACAATATCTATGTGACTGTGGCATTCCCACCTGACACGGACACTCCACTACTGgctgaagaaaacaaatcaaag CCTTTAGAGACCAAATTGATCTCTGAAACCTCTGGAGTTTGGCAGCCTGACCAAGTGGCCAAAATCTTTGTCAGGGATGCGGTG cAAGGAAACTTTAACAGCTCAGTTGGCCCAGATGGTTACATGCTATCAGCTCTCACCTGTGGAATGTCACCTGTCACCTCCATCACAGAAGGCCTCCAGCAG ATTGTCACAATGGGGTTGTTTCGGAGTATCGCCCTCTTCTACCTGGGGAGTTTTGACAGCATCGTACGCCGCTGCATGATTCAGAGGGAGCAATCGAAAGCAGCCGACAAGAGGGAGTAG
- the vps4b gene encoding vacuolar protein sorting-associated protein 4B isoform X1 yields the protein MEPTNLQKAIAIAQKASQEDQTGNYEEAIQSYQHAVKYFLHILKREPQGKDGNQKIRDTCKQYLDRVEQLQEYLDNKEKAIDLASKAAQEDKAQNFEEALRLYQAAVQYFLHVVKYEAQGDKAKQSIRAKCAEYLDRAEKLKEYLKKKDKAPPAKPVKESQSDDKGNESDEGDDPEKKKFQNQLSGAIVMEKPNIKWDDVAGLEGAKEALKEAVILPIKFPHLFTGKRTPWRGILLFGPPGTGKSYLAKAVATEANNSTFFSISSSDLVSKWLGESEKLVKNLFSLARENKPSIIFIDEIDSLCGSRSENESEAARRIKTEFLVQMQGVGNDNEGVLVLGATNIPWTLDSAIRRRFEKRIYIPLPEEHARSFMFKLNLGSTPNTLTESDFAALGKKTVSYSGADISIIVRDALMQPVRKVQSATHFKRVRGQSRTDPNVVIDDLLTPCSPGDPNAIEMTWMEVPGEKLLEPVVSMPDMLRSLSNTKPTVNEQDLEKLKKFTEDFGQEG from the exons ATGGAGCCAACAAATCTCCAG AAAGCTATTGCGATAGCACAGAAAGCTTCACAGGAGGACCAGACTGGAAACTATGAGGAGGCCATTCAATCCTACCAGCATGCCGTCAAgtattttcttcacattttgaaac GTGAACCTCAAGGGAAAGATGGCAACCAGAAGATTAGAGATACATGTAAACAGTATTTGGACAGAGTGGAACAGCTACAAGAGTATCTAGATAATAAAGAG AAAGCGATTGATCTCGCCAGCAAGGCAGCTCAGGAGGATAAAGCTCAGAACTTCGAGGAGGCACTGCGTCTCTATCAGGCTGCTGTTCAGTACTTTCTTCATGTGGTAAAAT ATGAGGCCCAAGGAGACAAAGCAAAACAGAGCATCCGGGCAAAGTGTGCAGAGTACCTGGACAGAGCAGAGAAGCTGAAGGAGTATCTGAAGAAGAAAGACAAAGCTCCTCCTGCTAAGCCTGTCAAAGAGTCACAGTCCGATGACAAAGG GAATGAAAGTGATGAGGGGGATGAtccagagaaaaagaaattccAAAATCAACTCTCAG GTGCAATCGTTATGGAGAAGCCTAACATTAAATGGGATGATGTTGCTGGTTTAGAGGGAGCCAAGGAGGCTTTAAAAGAGGCTGTTATTCTTCCAATCAAATTCCCCCACCTTTTCACAG GAAAGAGAACTCCATGGAGAGGGATCTTGCTCTTTGGGCCTCCTGGTACAGGAAAGTCTTACCTAGCTAAGGCTGTGGCAACAGAGGCAAACAACTCAACCTTCTTCTCAATCTCTTCATCGGACCTTGTCTCCAAATGGCTGGGAGAGAGTGAAAA GTTGGTGAAGAATCTTTTCAGCCTTGCGAGGGAGAATAAGCCTTCAATCATCTTTATTGATGAGATTGACTCGTTGTGCGGTTCAAGGAGTGAAAACGAGAGTGAAGCTGCTCGCCGAATTAAAACAGAGTTCCTGGTTCAAATGCAGG GTGTGGGTAATGACAATGAGGGAGTGCTAGTGCTGGGAGCCACAAATATCCCCTGGACTCTAGACTCTGCCATTAGAAGACG atttGAGAAGAGGATCTACATACCGCTGCCTGAGGAGCATGCCCGCTCCTTCATGTTCAAACTCAATCTTGGCTCGACCCCCAACACTCTCACTGAATCAGACTTTGCAGCTCTGGGGAAGAAGACAGTTAGTTACTCAGGAGCAGACATCAGCATCATCGTCAGAGACGCTCTAATGCAGCCTGTTCGAAAGGTCCAGTCAGCAACCCACTTCAAACGG GTACGAGGTCAATCCAGAACTGATCCAAATGTTGTCATTGATGACCTTTTGACTCCATGCTCTCCTGGTGATCCCAACGCAATTGAAATGACCTGGATGGAGGTCCCTGGAGAGAAGCTATTGGAACCAGTGGTGTCCATG CCTGACATGCTGAGGTCTCTGTCCAACACAAAGCCAACAGTCAACGAACAGGACTtggagaaactgaaaaaatttaCAGAAGACTTCGGACAGGAAGGCTAG
- the vps4b gene encoding vacuolar protein sorting-associated protein 4B isoform X2, producing MANNNLQKAIDLASKAAQEDKAQNFEEALRLYQAAVQYFLHVVKYEAQGDKAKQSIRAKCAEYLDRAEKLKEYLKKKDKAPPAKPVKESQSDDKGNESDEGDDPEKKKFQNQLSGAIVMEKPNIKWDDVAGLEGAKEALKEAVILPIKFPHLFTGKRTPWRGILLFGPPGTGKSYLAKAVATEANNSTFFSISSSDLVSKWLGESEKLVKNLFSLARENKPSIIFIDEIDSLCGSRSENESEAARRIKTEFLVQMQGVGNDNEGVLVLGATNIPWTLDSAIRRRFEKRIYIPLPEEHARSFMFKLNLGSTPNTLTESDFAALGKKTVSYSGADISIIVRDALMQPVRKVQSATHFKRVRGQSRTDPNVVIDDLLTPCSPGDPNAIEMTWMEVPGEKLLEPVVSMPDMLRSLSNTKPTVNEQDLEKLKKFTEDFGQEG from the exons ATGGCCAACAATAATTTACAG AAAGCGATTGATCTCGCCAGCAAGGCAGCTCAGGAGGATAAAGCTCAGAACTTCGAGGAGGCACTGCGTCTCTATCAGGCTGCTGTTCAGTACTTTCTTCATGTGGTAAAAT ATGAGGCCCAAGGAGACAAAGCAAAACAGAGCATCCGGGCAAAGTGTGCAGAGTACCTGGACAGAGCAGAGAAGCTGAAGGAGTATCTGAAGAAGAAAGACAAAGCTCCTCCTGCTAAGCCTGTCAAAGAGTCACAGTCCGATGACAAAGG GAATGAAAGTGATGAGGGGGATGAtccagagaaaaagaaattccAAAATCAACTCTCAG GTGCAATCGTTATGGAGAAGCCTAACATTAAATGGGATGATGTTGCTGGTTTAGAGGGAGCCAAGGAGGCTTTAAAAGAGGCTGTTATTCTTCCAATCAAATTCCCCCACCTTTTCACAG GAAAGAGAACTCCATGGAGAGGGATCTTGCTCTTTGGGCCTCCTGGTACAGGAAAGTCTTACCTAGCTAAGGCTGTGGCAACAGAGGCAAACAACTCAACCTTCTTCTCAATCTCTTCATCGGACCTTGTCTCCAAATGGCTGGGAGAGAGTGAAAA GTTGGTGAAGAATCTTTTCAGCCTTGCGAGGGAGAATAAGCCTTCAATCATCTTTATTGATGAGATTGACTCGTTGTGCGGTTCAAGGAGTGAAAACGAGAGTGAAGCTGCTCGCCGAATTAAAACAGAGTTCCTGGTTCAAATGCAGG GTGTGGGTAATGACAATGAGGGAGTGCTAGTGCTGGGAGCCACAAATATCCCCTGGACTCTAGACTCTGCCATTAGAAGACG atttGAGAAGAGGATCTACATACCGCTGCCTGAGGAGCATGCCCGCTCCTTCATGTTCAAACTCAATCTTGGCTCGACCCCCAACACTCTCACTGAATCAGACTTTGCAGCTCTGGGGAAGAAGACAGTTAGTTACTCAGGAGCAGACATCAGCATCATCGTCAGAGACGCTCTAATGCAGCCTGTTCGAAAGGTCCAGTCAGCAACCCACTTCAAACGG GTACGAGGTCAATCCAGAACTGATCCAAATGTTGTCATTGATGACCTTTTGACTCCATGCTCTCCTGGTGATCCCAACGCAATTGAAATGACCTGGATGGAGGTCCCTGGAGAGAAGCTATTGGAACCAGTGGTGTCCATG CCTGACATGCTGAGGTCTCTGTCCAACACAAAGCCAACAGTCAACGAACAGGACTtggagaaactgaaaaaatttaCAGAAGACTTCGGACAGGAAGGCTAG